The following coding sequences are from one Trueperaceae bacterium window:
- the trxA gene encoding thioredoxin: MAENTFVFTDSNFAEETKSGLALVDFWAPWCGPCRLVGPIIEDIANDFAGQIKVGKLNVDDNQQTAMGFRVMSIPTVILFKEGEAVETMIGAQSKSAYLGKIEAHLANAT, translated from the coding sequence ATGGCTGAAAACACGTTTGTATTTACTGACAGTAATTTCGCCGAAGAAACTAAGTCAGGCCTTGCGCTAGTGGATTTTTGGGCCCCCTGGTGTGGTCCATGCAGGTTGGTGGGACCCATCATTGAAGACATAGCGAATGATTTTGCAGGGCAGATCAAAGTCGGTAAGTTGAATGTTGACGATAATCAACAAACGGCAATGGGATTCCGAGTGATGTCCATTCCAACAGTGATTCTTTTCAAAGAGGGTGAAGCAGTAGAAACTATGATTGGGGCGCAATCCAAAAGTGCCTACCTTGGGAAGATCGAAGCACACCTGGCGAATGCGACTTAA